TCAGTTCTTCCGCGTCCAGGCGTGCGGCGCCGAGGAGTTCGAGGGCGGTGGAGGCGCGGTCCTGGAAGGCGGTGAGGTCGGCGCGGAAGGATTCCGTGGCGTCGGGGCGCCATGCCGTGAGGTTCTCGGCGGCTTCCACGGGGGCCGCTCCCGTCACCACGCCCAGGGCGGCGCCTAGGGTGTCGCCGCGGTCGGCACCGAGGAGGAGTGTCCGGGTGCCGGTGCCTGCGGCGGCTTGTGCGGTGGCTGCGGCGATGGTGCTGCGGCCGCTGCCGCCTGGGCCGGTGATCAGGATGGTACGCATATGAGTGAACGGTAGTCGCTCGGCGGGGGTGGGGGCTGGGCGCCGTTGCTGGGGGCTGCCGCCCCCAGACCCCCGCTTCGGCCCTGAAGGGGCCTCGTCCTCAAGCGCCGGACGGGCTGCGTATGACCGGCCTGTGTCAGAAGGGCACCGGACAAACCAAGTGATGCCCCCGGCACCGCGAAGATGCCCTACTGCTCCCCCGACTCCACCCGCTTCTTCAACCCCGCCAACGCCCGGTCGATGATGACCTTCTCGGCCTTGCGCTTGATCATGCCCAGCATGGGGATCTTGACGTCCACCGTGAGGAGGTAGGTGACCTCCGTGGCGCCCGCGCCCGCAGGCTTGAGCAGGTAGGAGCCGTCCAGGGAGCGCAGCATCTGGGACTTGACGAGGGTCCAGGAGACCTCGTTGTCGCCGGTCCAGGTGTAGGCGAGGACCTGGTCGTCCTTGATCGCGCCGGCGTCCATGACGAGGCGGACCTCTTGGGCGCGGCCGCGCTCGTCGGTC
The nucleotide sequence above comes from Streptomyces sp. N50. Encoded proteins:
- a CDS encoding SRPBCC family protein, yielding MAEHTSSSITIEAAPAEVMEVIADFARYPDWTGEVKEADVLKTDERGRAQEVRLVMDAGAIKDDQVLAYTWTGDNEVSWTLVKSQMLRSLDGSYLLKPAGAGATEVTYLLTVDVKIPMLGMIKRKAEKVIIDRALAGLKKRVESGEQ